In Chitinibacter sp. FCG-7, the genomic stretch GTTTACAAGCTCACGGATTTTCTCAACAGGGCCAACTTTAATCTGGGATGGCAAACGACTCCGCACTACTTCACTAGCAACTTCTGCTTTAACCGCAAGTACAAATCGTGAAATGCCATAGAGAGCGCTGTCGGACATAATCGCAATTCGCACGCCCAGCTGACGTTCTTGCAAATCGATTCGAATTGCTGATTGGTCAATTACCAAGGTAAGTAACTCACGTAGCTGCTTCATGATTTGCATCAGGCATAAATGCGGTTGTTCATGCTGATATAAGGGCACATTATCCAGCAGGCGTTTTGCAGGCAGAAAAACTCGCAAATCGCCCAGCATTTGCTGGCAATAGAAATAAAAATCCGAAAATGGTAGCGCTGGACGTTGAAGTTGTTGTTCAAGGAATGGCAAATGCCGATTTACGGTTTGAAGCATCAAAAATTCGGTCACATCCGCCGCACCCGAACCCCGCTCAACTGAAATCCCTTCTGCAATCATTACGCCACGTTGGCGAAACATGCCAAGTAACTCGTGCTGGCATTGACGCACTAACGGATGATGACAATTGAGTAAAGGAGGAATAAATGCAGCATCAAGCTGCAGACGACCATCAACCAGTTTCTCTACCACGCTAGCAACAGGAAGCCCAATGAACTCCGCGCTCATATCTCGCGCAAGTAGTAATTGGTAGTTTTCTTCAGCCAGCGCAATATCAACAGCGAGTTGAGCATCAAACACATCACTGATTGAGAGATCTTTTACACGATATCGGGCGGCATGTTTTTCGGCTCCCGAATATGCATGTGTAGCACGCCCCTCAATACCCAAAGGGATCGCCAGATAAATCAGTTCATCACGAACATCAGCAGGCACATCCACTGGATCAGGCAATTCAAGATTGTCCGGGAATGAGAATACGGAGCCATCTTTGAGTACGCCTGCAGCTCGCCGCAAACCGACTTTTCCAACTTCAGCCATGCCGGTATCCAGCTCCAAGGCAGAAAATCCCCAGAACCATTCTGCACCCAGAGCTGCTACACGACTAAAGCGATAATCTATTGAGCGATCCAGCTGCTGGAAGTGCTGCTGCTGGATAAACAGCCCTTCACTCCACACGACGCGATTGTTAATCATGTTTAAATCTTTTAAATCCCGGGAATCAGAAGCTCAGCCTTAACGCAAGCTAGGCAATTTTTTTAGAAGCGCGTCTTTGGTTTTCTCTTTCACCATCTGCTCACCCTGAACTGCGGCCTGCGAAGCAGCTTTCTCTACAGCTGCCGAGGCCCTAGATCCAAGCGACGCTGGCAAAGCACCAGCCAAGCGACCGGCTTTTGATGTTGCCTCGACAGCAGTGAGTACGGCAGTAGAAGGTGGTGAGCTCAATTTAACTTTTGCCGGCGCCACCTCGACCAGCAATGCCAAATCTTGGCGGTAGCCCCAATTAACAAATGGTATTTCGAAAGTCCGAACATCGCCGACTTCACCGGCATTTCGCCAGCGCGATGAATCTACATCACGAAAAGCAACAAAAGTAGCCAAATATTTTGCCTCTGGTGAAATTGAACGTGTGAAGCGGGTCACATCACTCGGTTGCAAAATCAACTCTTCAATACTTAAAATTTCTGGCGAAAAATGCTCCATAGACTGACTTAGCTGGAAATAATCAGCAGATTTGAAAGCCCTTTCACCTTTCATTTGATATAGCTTCATAATTACAGGTGATGGTCTGCCATTTGAATCTGGATTCACCGCAGAATCAGCAACGACCAACACATCCATGTTTTGAGGACGGCTAGCACAAGCACTCAACAGCAAACATGCAATTGTAATCACAACAAAACTACGCACAAAAACACCTTTATGTTAATCAATTAAAAGCTACCTTTCTTACACTTGACTTTATTAAAGTCTAATCACAATATTGCACCAAGGCAATAGTCAGCAAATTAGAAGAAAACGCTAATATTCGATACTATTGCCAATCAGCAAAAAAACCTGTAAATACGACAATCAGAATACAAATTAACTTTTAAAATCATGAACTCAGATGAAATTTTAGCTCTGGCAGAAACAAGTAATAGTGAGCATCCATGCGGCATAAACCTTGAATACAGCGCTGAGTTTTTCTCACTCGAGGCACTAGTTCAAGGCACCCCAGAACAACAGTTTGGCGACACTATCATTCCAGCAATTGAGCCTGATTGGATCAAAGCTCGACAGCAATGTGTCAGCCTTATACAGCAATCTAAAGATCTGCGTCTAGTGACGGTCTTCACACGCAGTCTGATTGCAACCGAGGGTTTGGATTTACTACTCCCCTCTTTAGGTCTCATCGAACAATTACTTACAAAGTATTGGTGGCACCTACATCCTGAACTGGAAGACGGTGATAGCACTTTCAGACTGAATGCCTTGGGTGCAATTAACGACAATGACTTTCTTTTGCGTCAGTTAAGGCTCACACCTGTCCTACCATTACGCGGCCATGATGTGATCCGGATCATAGATATCGAGCAACTACATACCGCC encodes the following:
- the tssK gene encoding type VI secretion system baseplate subunit TssK, producing the protein MINNRVVWSEGLFIQQQHFQQLDRSIDYRFSRVAALGAEWFWGFSALELDTGMAEVGKVGLRRAAGVLKDGSVFSFPDNLELPDPVDVPADVRDELIYLAIPLGIEGRATHAYSGAEKHAARYRVKDLSISDVFDAQLAVDIALAEENYQLLLARDMSAEFIGLPVASVVEKLVDGRLQLDAAFIPPLLNCHHPLVRQCQHELLGMFRQRGVMIAEGISVERGSGAADVTEFLMLQTVNRHLPFLEQQLQRPALPFSDFYFYCQQMLGDLRVFLPAKRLLDNVPLYQHEQPHLCLMQIMKQLRELLTLVIDQSAIRIDLQERQLGVRIAIMSDSALYGISRFVLAVKAEVASEVVRSRLPSQIKVGPVEKIRELVNLHLPGVAISSLPVAPPQIPFHAGFCYFEFDQSSDFWRPLPNSGGLAMHIAGEFPGLQIELWMIRS
- the tssJ gene encoding type VI secretion system lipoprotein TssJ, with amino-acid sequence MRSFVVITIACLLLSACASRPQNMDVLVVADSAVNPDSNGRPSPVIMKLYQMKGERAFKSADYFQLSQSMEHFSPEILSIEELILQPSDVTRFTRSISPEAKYLATFVAFRDVDSSRWRNAGEVGDVRTFEIPFVNWGYRQDLALLVEVAPAKVKLSSPPSTAVLTAVEATSKAGRLAGALPASLGSRASAAVEKAASQAAVQGEQMVKEKTKDALLKKLPSLR